The proteins below come from a single Terriglobia bacterium genomic window:
- a CDS encoding recombinase family protein → MAERVVVYTRVSTEEQAKDGTSLAAQKAACLEYCERQGYRVAKIFVEEGESAKTANRTQLKALLAYCRTEKDIKAVLVHKLDRFARNATDHTQMRALLSGFGVHLRSVTEPIDDSSTGKFMEHVLAAVAELDNNIRTERSVKGMTQRLKDGRWTFSPPLGYRAGRDATGAKTIIPDEHSAPLITQAFEEFATGLHTREQVLRKLTLLGLRTKKGKFLSSQTFSQTLRKPVYAGRIVVPEWNIDVPGKFQPLVTQAVFDNAQAILSGRAVSITPRARNHADFPLRGFVKCGYCTEPLTGSWSKGRSRYYAYYHCEDGCNRETKDVMEAKFEQFIRTLEPNAAYMRLYREIVLDVWRKKQGDSQQMQGVVSRKISQLRENKTKLEEAFVYQKAIDADTYKEMRANLIEELTLAEMELRDAQAEEIEIETVLDFADMVLTNASNLWKAAPVEQKQRLQQVLFPEGVTYSDGKYRTAVTCLLFNGMGTNKIKNERLVALPGIEPGF, encoded by the coding sequence GCCAAGACCGCGAATAGGACGCAACTCAAGGCGCTGCTGGCTTACTGTCGCACCGAGAAAGATATTAAGGCCGTGTTGGTGCACAAGCTAGACAGATTTGCTCGCAACGCAACTGACCACACGCAAATGCGCGCCTTGTTGTCGGGGTTCGGCGTACACCTTCGCTCTGTCACGGAGCCGATTGACGACAGCTCGACCGGAAAATTCATGGAACACGTGCTGGCTGCGGTCGCTGAGTTGGACAACAACATCCGTACCGAGCGCAGCGTAAAGGGAATGACTCAGCGATTGAAGGACGGTCGCTGGACATTTTCCCCTCCCCTCGGCTATCGGGCTGGACGAGACGCGACAGGTGCTAAGACAATCATTCCGGACGAGCACTCTGCCCCATTGATTACCCAGGCGTTTGAGGAGTTCGCTACAGGACTGCACACGAGAGAACAGGTGCTCCGAAAGCTCACTCTGCTTGGCCTGCGGACAAAGAAGGGCAAGTTCCTCAGTTCGCAGACGTTCTCCCAAACACTGAGAAAGCCCGTGTACGCCGGTCGAATTGTGGTTCCCGAGTGGAACATTGATGTTCCCGGCAAGTTCCAACCTTTGGTGACTCAGGCTGTCTTTGACAACGCGCAAGCGATTCTCAGTGGCAGGGCTGTATCCATCACCCCGCGCGCCCGCAATCACGCCGACTTCCCTCTGCGCGGTTTCGTGAAGTGCGGATATTGCACTGAGCCCCTCACGGGAAGCTGGTCGAAAGGACGCAGCCGCTATTACGCCTACTATCACTGCGAAGATGGATGCAACCGCGAGACAAAGGATGTGATGGAGGCAAAGTTCGAGCAGTTCATTCGTACCCTGGAACCAAATGCCGCGTACATGCGCCTGTACCGTGAGATCGTGCTTGATGTCTGGCGCAAGAAACAGGGCGACAGCCAGCAGATGCAAGGCGTCGTTTCCCGCAAGATTAGCCAATTGCGCGAGAACAAGACAAAGCTGGAAGAGGCATTCGTTTATCAAAAGGCGATTGACGCAGACACGTACAAGGAAATGCGGGCAAATCTGATTGAGGAGCTGACCCTCGCGGAAATGGAGCTACGGGATGCCCAGGCCGAAGAGATCGAAATAGAGACCGTCCTGGATTTCGCAGACATGGTGCTAACGAACGCATCGAACCTCTGGAAAGCCGCTCCAGTAGAGCAGAAACAGCGTTTGCAGCAGGTTCTATTCCCTGAGGGTGTCACCTATTCTGATGGAAAATATCGAACCGCTGTAACCTGCTTACTTTTCAACGGAATGGGAACAAACAAGATCAAAAATGAACGTTTGGTAGCGCTACCGGGAATCGAACCCGGGTTTTAA
- a CDS encoding DUF2934 domain-containing protein, producing MSTKNSGAFRKNASPGKSKGQTKTVTPINAGTSTTFNLTQIYPEIVDEVRVRAYELYEQRGRQDGNDQDDWIRAEEEVLSRYQKAKSA from the coding sequence ATGTCAACTAAGAATTCGGGCGCCTTCCGGAAGAATGCTTCCCCGGGAAAATCCAAGGGACAGACCAAGACCGTCACCCCCATCAACGCGGGAACGTCCACTACCTTTAATTTGACGCAAATTTATCCTGAAATCGTGGATGAAGTCCGCGTGCGCGCCTATGAGCTCTACGAGCAGCGCGGCCGCCAGGATGGCAATGACCAGGATGACTGGATCCGGGCGGAGGAAGAGGTCCTTTCCCGCTATCAAAAGGCAAAAAGCGCTTAG
- a CDS encoding response regulator has product MKQALLLDDNPAQLTIRELVLRKAGVESHVATNARTALALLRSAMGREKIGVVITDHFMPEMDGVEFVRQLRAFAPELPVILISGQPDADSEYAGLNIIFRCKPCEPDDLIATVRFALSDRPQRAFA; this is encoded by the coding sequence ATGAAACAGGCTCTCCTGTTGGATGACAACCCAGCCCAGCTCACCATTCGTGAGCTGGTTCTCCGCAAAGCCGGCGTAGAAAGCCACGTGGCCACCAACGCGCGCACCGCGCTGGCCCTGCTGCGCAGCGCGATGGGAAGAGAAAAAATCGGCGTGGTCATCACCGACCATTTCATGCCGGAGATGGATGGCGTGGAGTTTGTGCGCCAGTTGCGCGCCTTTGCCCCGGAACTCCCGGTCATCCTGATTAGTGGGCAGCCCGACGCGGATTCCGAATATGCCGGCCTCAACATCATTTTCCGCTGCAAGCCTTGCGAGCCGGATGACCTGATTGCCACAGTCCGGTTTGCGCTTTCTGATCGTCCCCAACGGGCCTTTGCCTGA
- a CDS encoding heme lyase CcmF/NrfE family subunit, whose amino-acid sequence MPLLGSFCLLFALALSGYCFVVGVVGAVRKDFVGYRLAETARRAGMASFAALTLCAFALVWSALNNDFTVSYVMHHSNIALPVPYKIAVLWSGQEGSLLFWSWLLACYGFVLRLRHKVDQRLVATSSMVLAGIQVFFLILNNYIANPFGIEPGPMAADGRGLNILLQYPEMVIHPPMLYLGYVGFSVPFAFALAALIMRYPGEKWIHITRRWTMVTWLFLTVGISLGAHWAYAVLGWGGYWGWDPVENASLLPWITGTAFLHSVMMQEKRGMMKMWNVWLIFTTFMLAILGTMLTRGGAVSSVHAFAQSAIGTWFAGSAGWSGAPWRSLPYFYPGFLELVFVVCLYFFISHRDHLKSDNLLESMVSRESSFMFNNLVLLAATFAVLCGTLFPILSEWVRGYKITVGAPFFNKVVIPIGLFLIFLTAVGPLLAWGSTSWGSIKRNFAVPALLSAVVAGGLVALGMRPFSDMAHFYSWLTFSLSALVIGTIASEFFRGGRVLQGKLNTNIVAAMYHLTRRNMRRYGGYVVHFGMIVLFIGLAGQAFNQEKEVQMAIGDKLQIGHYTLTMVADNRDDNANYDSKAAILEVQKDGKPLTTMYPERRFYKAQGGQPNTIVANHISPAEDLYVIYEGPDGAQQGPPIIKAIINPLVIWVWIGVIIVVFGTGLALVPNLAAVKVPVAASVAVAAVEKQSMYPAGVRK is encoded by the coding sequence ATGCCATTATTAGGAAGCTTTTGTCTTCTATTTGCTCTGGCTCTTTCCGGCTACTGTTTCGTGGTCGGGGTGGTGGGAGCGGTGCGCAAGGACTTTGTCGGATACCGCCTGGCGGAAACCGCGCGGCGGGCCGGCATGGCCTCCTTCGCGGCCCTGACTCTGTGTGCGTTCGCGCTGGTCTGGTCGGCCCTGAACAACGATTTCACCGTTTCCTACGTCATGCACCACAGCAACATTGCCCTGCCCGTGCCGTACAAAATAGCCGTTCTGTGGTCCGGACAGGAAGGCTCGTTGCTGTTTTGGTCGTGGTTGCTGGCCTGTTACGGTTTTGTTTTGCGGCTGCGGCACAAAGTGGACCAGCGACTGGTGGCCACCAGTTCCATGGTTCTTGCCGGCATTCAGGTCTTTTTCCTGATTCTTAACAATTACATCGCCAACCCTTTCGGCATTGAACCCGGCCCCATGGCCGCCGATGGCCGCGGCTTGAACATCCTGTTGCAGTACCCCGAGATGGTGATCCATCCGCCCATGCTGTACCTGGGCTACGTGGGCTTCTCGGTGCCGTTCGCCTTCGCTCTGGCTGCGCTGATCATGCGCTATCCCGGCGAAAAATGGATCCACATCACACGCCGCTGGACCATGGTTACGTGGCTCTTCCTGACCGTGGGGATCTCACTGGGAGCGCACTGGGCTTACGCCGTTCTCGGCTGGGGCGGCTACTGGGGCTGGGACCCGGTAGAGAACGCTTCCCTGCTGCCCTGGATCACCGGCACCGCTTTCCTCCATTCCGTGATGATGCAGGAGAAGCGCGGCATGATGAAGATGTGGAACGTCTGGTTGATCTTCACCACGTTCATGCTGGCGATTCTCGGCACCATGTTGACGCGCGGCGGCGCTGTGAGCTCGGTCCATGCGTTCGCGCAGTCAGCCATCGGCACGTGGTTCGCCGGATCAGCCGGCTGGTCGGGCGCTCCGTGGCGGTCTCTGCCTTACTTTTATCCCGGCTTCCTGGAACTGGTGTTCGTGGTCTGCCTTTACTTCTTCATCAGCCACCGCGACCATCTGAAGTCAGACAACCTCCTGGAATCGATGGTTTCGCGCGAGTCCAGCTTCATGTTCAACAACCTGGTTCTGCTGGCAGCGACGTTCGCCGTGCTGTGCGGAACGCTCTTCCCCATTTTGTCGGAGTGGGTGCGCGGCTACAAAATTACCGTGGGTGCGCCGTTCTTTAACAAGGTTGTCATCCCCATCGGCTTGTTCCTCATTTTTCTTACCGCGGTAGGACCTTTGCTGGCCTGGGGCAGCACTTCCTGGGGAAGCATCAAGCGCAATTTCGCGGTTCCCGCCCTGCTCTCGGCCGTGGTGGCCGGCGGGCTGGTTGCGCTGGGCATGCGTCCGTTCTCGGACATGGCCCATTTCTATTCCTGGCTCACGTTCTCTCTGAGCGCGCTGGTGATTGGCACCATTGCTTCTGAATTCTTCCGCGGCGGACGCGTGCTGCAGGGCAAGCTGAACACCAACATAGTCGCCGCCATGTATCACCTCACCCGGCGCAACATGCGCCGTTACGGCGGATACGTGGTCCACTTTGGCATGATCGTGCTGTTCATCGGCCTTGCGGGACAGGCCTTCAACCAGGAAAAAGAAGTGCAGATGGCCATCGGCGATAAGCTTCAGATCGGCCACTACACGCTGACCATGGTCGCCGACAACCGCGATGACAACGCCAACTACGATTCCAAAGCCGCGATACTGGAAGTCCAGAAAGACGGCAAGCCTTTGACCACCATGTATCCCGAACGCCGTTTCTACAAGGCCCAGGGCGGACAACCCAACACTATTGTCGCCAACCACATTTCGCCTGCCGAAGACCTCTATGTGATCTATGAAGGCCCGGATGGAGCGCAGCAAGGCCCTCCCATCATCAAAGCGATCATCAACCCGCTGGTGATATGGGTGTGGATTGGGGTAATCATCGTGGTATTCGGTACAGGCCTGGCCCTGGTGCCCAACCTGGCCGCCGTCAAGGTGCCGGTGGCCGCGTCGGTGGCAGTCGCGGCGGTGGAGAAACAAAGCATGTATCCGGCGGGGGTGCGTAAATGA
- a CDS encoding cytochrome c-type biogenesis protein CcmH has product MKRLSEILLLCCVVVLLMGADATQARFENLGGKIMCTCSCGQMLLKCNHVGCPNSAKMIGQLHAQVAQQSDDEKVLQWFRETWGVTAVVEPATHGFELLVWVVPPVVAALFLALVIVIIMVWRSRVPATLPADRVPDPHLDALRARARQETEI; this is encoded by the coding sequence ATGAAGCGCCTGAGTGAAATTCTTCTGCTCTGCTGCGTCGTCGTCCTGCTGATGGGCGCGGACGCGACGCAAGCCCGCTTTGAAAACCTGGGCGGCAAGATCATGTGCACTTGCAGTTGCGGGCAAATGCTGCTCAAGTGCAACCACGTGGGCTGTCCGAATTCCGCCAAGATGATCGGCCAGTTGCACGCCCAGGTGGCGCAACAATCTGACGACGAAAAAGTCTTGCAGTGGTTTCGCGAGACCTGGGGCGTCACGGCGGTTGTCGAACCCGCCACCCACGGATTCGAACTGCTGGTTTGGGTGGTGCCGCCAGTGGTGGCAGCGCTGTTCCTGGCGCTGGTGATCGTCATTATTATGGTCTGGCGGTCGCGTGTGCCGGCGACGCTGCCGGCAGACCGCGTCCCCGACCCCCACCTTGATGCCCTGCGCGCCCGTGCCCGTCAGGAGACCGAAATATGA